The Engystomops pustulosus chromosome 4, aEngPut4.maternal, whole genome shotgun sequence genome contains a region encoding:
- the LOC140125726 gene encoding nicotinamide N-methyltransferase-like, with product MDPVSHKVYHEHEVDPKVLLTIYCSPGIDRTIYEEVTIFPMQTLQGLMSSGKITGNTLIDFSTGPNISHLLSVCDYFTEIIILEANDFSLTHAEKWWKGEEETFDWSHLSDVCSEGDRKKWMEKEDTLRRKIKYIMKFDLSKEDPSVFSKANCVTSFYLLSHISKDREAYSKNIRKLASMLDIGGLLFLGGSFNVKYFSIGEHQFHSLPIDEEFIRKALEDAGFSIEHIEKLDSKVVSKTVKYDQIFLACAVKVKEI from the exons ATGGATCCCGTCTCCCACAAGGTTTATCATGAACATGAGGTTGATCCAAAGGTTCTTCTTACTATCTATTGCTCACCGGGTATTGATCGAACAATATATGAAGAAGTTACTATATTCCCAATGCAAACCCTCCAGGGACTGATGTCTTCAG GTAAAATTACTGGAAATACACTGATTGACTTTTCAACTGGACCTAACATTTCCCATCTTCTGTCAGTCTGTGACTATTTCACTGAAATAATAATTCTGGAGGCAAATGACTTTTCCCTAACCCATGCAGAGAAATGGTGGAAGGGTGAAGAAGAGACTTTTGACTGGTCCCATCTCTCAGACGTTTGTTCAGAAGGTGACAG gaaaaagtGGATGGAAAAAGAAGACACTCTCAGAAGAAAAATCAAGTATATTATGAAATTTGATTTGAGCAAAGAAGACCCATCTGTCTTCTCGAAAGCCAATTGTGTGACATCGTTTTATTTACTATCACATATCAGCAAAGACAGAGAGGCTTATAGCAAGAACATTAGAAAGTTGGCGTCCATGTTAGACATAGGGGGTCTTCTCTTCCTCGGTGGGTCGTTTAATGTAAAGTATTTCTCCATTGGAGAACACCAGTTCCACTCTTTGCCCATCGATGAAGAGTTTATTAGGAAGGCTCTAGAAGATGCCGGCTTCTCTATAGAACATATTGAGAAACTTGATAGCAAAGTTGTCAGTAAAACAGTCAAATATGATCAGATTTTTCTTGCCTGCGCTGTGAAGGTTAAGGAGATTTAA